In Bosea sp. PAMC 26642, the DNA window CTTCTTCTATGGCCCGACCGAAATCGTCGAGAAGGGTCTGGCGCCGGGCACCCGTATGCGGCTCGGCGGTCTTGTCGAGACGGGTTCGCTCGAACGCGGCCCGGGCCAGCGCATCGCCTTCTCGATCACCGACAGCAAGACCACGGTCAGGGTCCGCTATGAGGGCCTGCTGCCCGATCTGTTCCGCGAGGGGCAGGGCGTCGTCACCGAAGGAGTCTTCGAGGGCGCCGGCAGTTTCAAAGCCGATTCGGTGCTCGCCAAGCACGACGAGACCTACATGCCGCGCGAGGTCGCCGACACGCTGAAGAAGCAGGGCCATTGGCAGCCGGGCGGCACGCCACCGACCAAAACCCCGTCCACGCCATGAGGCGCGCATGATCGTCGAGATCGGCCATTTCGCGCTGGCGCTGGCGCTGGGCGTCGCCGTCGTGCAGGCGCTGGTGCCGCTGTGGGGTGTGGCGCGGCACGATCGCGCGCTCGCCTCCGTCGGCTCGACGGCGGCGATCGCTTGCTTTCTGCTGGTCGCCCTGTCGTTCGGCGCGCTCGTCGCCTCCTATGCGCGCTCCGACTTCTCGGTCGCGAACGTCATGGAGAACTCCCATTCGGCCCAGCCGCTGATCTACAAGCTGACC includes these proteins:
- the ccmE gene encoding cytochrome c maturation protein CcmE, with amino-acid sequence MTRKQRRLALIGAAGLVLCVAAGLVLVAMRDSIVFFYGPTEIVEKGLAPGTRMRLGGLVETGSLERGPGQRIAFSITDSKTTVRVRYEGLLPDLFREGQGVVTEGVFEGAGSFKADSVLAKHDETYMPREVADTLKKQGHWQPGGTPPTKTPSTP